The Nocardia vinacea genome contains the following window.
GCACCGGAGAAGGATCGGGCGTTCTATTCCGGAAAGGTCGCTGTCGCAAGCTTCTTCGCGAAGAACGTACTGCCCGAGTTGACCGCGGTGAAGAACATTATCGCAGCGATCGATAACGACATCATGGAGCTGGACGAAGCCGCGTTCTGAGTCAGCAGTTGGTCTGGAGGGGCCAGCACTCGGTCGGACGGTACGGCGGCGGCGAGGGCGTCACGCTCGTCGTCGAGGTATCCGATTCGCGGGCCGGATCGGCCGAATCGTGCGCGAGTGAACTCGCGATCACGATGAGGAGCACCACCATGCCGGCCAGGGCGACAGCGAAGACCACCCACCCCGCTGCGGTCTGCCGCCTACTCGGCGGCAGCGGCGCGGGGATGACGTGCCGGCGCAGCTCACGCGCCGACGGCGACGGCGCTTTGGGCTGTACCTCGTCGAAGCCGTCGGCGAGTAACTCGGCGCGGGAGGGCTTTTCGATGAGGCCGAGCGCATCACAGGCGGCGAAGACCCGGTCCGCGGTCCAGCTGCGCGGTCCGGCGGAGAAACCCTCGAGATAGATACGGAGTTCGGTCGCGTCACGGGCATTCGAGACCACGATATCCATGCCGGGGCGCAGGTTTGTTCGAGCAGGCCGCACCGCGACCCCGCGGAACGGCACGAGCACGACGGCGCCGCAGATGTGGCCCGGATCGATCAGCGCCCGCTCCAGCCGGGTCTTCACCGCATGCATACTGTGTTCCAGCTGATCGACGGGATTGCCGGAGATCTCCTCGTCCAGATCGGCAGGCTCCGCGCTGATCGTCCACGGACCGTCGCCCGGAATGCTCAGAATCCCGCTCTGGCGGCGTCGGAAGCCCTTGATATCGGTCACGGTAATGCCACGCGGGGTCAGAATGATCGCATCGACCCGACGAGATCCGTGATCGCCGACCTCCAAGCCGACCAACGCGACACCGGTCGTCGGATACGACCGCAGGCATTCCACGAATTCCTGTTCGGCCCCGGAGAGATCCGCTCCGGTCTTGATCTTCACCAGCATCGCGTATTCCCTACCCTCATCCGGTTCGACCCGGCGTCCCACCATCCACCGCGCCGGTACTGATGATGACCCGCCGTCGCCGCGAAGACCACCGGAAAGCCAAGAAGACCAGCACAATTCAGCTATAGAAAACCGGTCAGTCGGATCTGTCCCGACTGGCCGATCCCCTAGCGGTACCCCTAGGGCTGCGCGGATAAGCCGAGGTCCCGGAACCGCGCACCGCACAATCGGCGGCGCCGACCCGCCGATCACGGACCTACCCGCTAGTACGCTCGGATTCGGTCCGGCAGGACGGATCCCGCCACCGGCGGCGGACAAGGAGGCATGAGCATGGTTTCGGCGTTGCAACCACGCATTTCACCCGGTCGGCTCCGGGAGCTGGGCCCGATCAATTGGGTTGTCTGGCAGATACTTTCACGCGCGGCAGGGACGGACGACGCACATCTGTTCAGCACACTCGGCCGCACCAAGGGACTGTTCCGCGGCTGGCTGCACTTCTCGGGGCGGCTGATGCCGGGCGGCCGACTGCCCCGGCACGAATCCGAGCTGGTCATCCTGCGCGTCGCACAACTGCGCGACTGCGCCTACGAAATGGACCATCACATTCGCCTCGGCAGGCGGGCGGGCGTCACGCCGCAGATCCTGGACCGGATTCGCACCGGCCCCGCTGCCGACGGGTGGTCGGATAAGCATCGCGCGCTACTCACCGCCGTCGACAAGTTGGTCGAAACCCGCGATATCGACGACGCCACCTGGTCCGCGCTGGCCGAGCACTACGACGAGCGCAGCCTGATCGAAATCGTGCTGCTCATCAATCAGTACGAGGGGCTGGCCGCGACCATCACCGCGCTGCGGATCCAGCGCGACGGCGTCTGACCGACCGCGGCGTTGGCGCACAGGGCGGCACCCCTCGCCAACGCCGCCCATTCTCGATTTAGCAATTCCATAGCGATCACCCTCGATAGCCCCTAAACTGAAACGCGACACGCACAGAATGACGACTTTCACCCCCGTCGTCATGCAGCACCATAGC
Protein-coding sequences here:
- a CDS encoding nuclease-related domain-containing protein, with the protein product MLVKIKTGADLSGAEQEFVECLRSYPTTGVALVGLEVGDHGSRRVDAIILTPRGITVTDIKGFRRRQSGILSIPGDGPWTISAEPADLDEEISGNPVDQLEHSMHAVKTRLERALIDPGHICGAVVLVPFRGVAVRPARTNLRPGMDIVVSNARDATELRIYLEGFSAGPRSWTADRVFAACDALGLIEKPSRAELLADGFDEVQPKAPSPSARELRRHVIPAPLPPSRRQTAAGWVVFAVALAGMVVLLIVIASSLAHDSADPARESDTSTTSVTPSPPPYRPTECWPLQTNC
- a CDS encoding carboxymuconolactone decarboxylase family protein; the protein is MQPRISPGRLRELGPINWVVWQILSRAAGTDDAHLFSTLGRTKGLFRGWLHFSGRLMPGGRLPRHESELVILRVAQLRDCAYEMDHHIRLGRRAGVTPQILDRIRTGPAADGWSDKHRALLTAVDKLVETRDIDDATWSALAEHYDERSLIEIVLLINQYEGLAATITALRIQRDGV